GTTCCAAACCATAATCCACTCTCATCCTCGTAAACCACCGATAAATCTCCAGAAACATCCCAGCATTACACAAAGCAGTCAATATCGCCAAAAAAGTATACTCATCAGGCACAAGTCCAAAACCTTCCAAAGACTCAAACAGTTCAAAAGCAGATTGATAATCCCCATGCTGTGCATAACCAGCCATCATTGCATTCCACCCCGCAATATTCATATCATCCAAACTATCCTCAAAAACCCTCCTTGCATCGTCAACAACACCCGCTTTACCATATCCATCAACGACAGCACTACCCACCACCACATTCGAATCCAACCCAGCAATAATTGCatgtgcatgcatcattctacATTGCTCCAACGCAGCGAGCTGAGCCGCAGCACGCAAACCACCAGAAACACCGTGAACAGTTGACGCAAAACCGCGACACCTCATGTCAGAAAAGACCGATAAAGCGTCGACGGAGCGGGAATTCTGGGCGAGTGCAACTACCAAGGCGGAGAAACAAACGTTGTCTGGTTGGGGAATTTCGTCGAACACCTTGCGTGCATTGTGGGGCATGCGGAGCTTGGCGTAGACGGAGAGGAGGGAGGAGGCGGGGAAGGGGTGGTGGGCGAGGGCGAGTTTGAGGGCGAGGGAGTGGAGAGAGAGGGCAAAAGAGACGGCAGTGAGGGCGGCGCAGGTGGCGAAGAGGGAGGCAAGGGTGCGGTGGTTGGGGAGAGTGTTGTGGCGGAGCATGGCGAGGAAGTGGCGGAGGGAGAGGAGGGTGTTGGAGTGCGCGGAGATTAATGCGGTCCATGAGACAACGTTGGGAGGAAAAGGGAGTCTGTGAAACAGGGAGACAGCGTAGGATGAGAGGTTGGATTTGGAGTAGTGGGTTATGAGGTTGTTCCACACTGCGCGGTCTTTGGCGTGTGATGTTATGGCTCGTGCGTGCCTCACGCGAGGGTCCATGGACATTGACATTGTTGCTTCGTCATCGTTTTCATCACACTGAACCATTACTCGTTCAACGTGAAAACGAGTTGAACCTATGTGTGTTCATGGCCCAGTAGTTATATTCATATTCTCActtctattattattaatatgtttatGTGTATTGTTGAAACTTTAACGTGTaagtgatttgaatttttttatacacttTAAATGTTAAGAACCTATGAAAGTGTGTTTcagttttaattagtttttagtattttaaagttatgatcatattttcctttaatattatcatttaattaatattatgttattaataCTGGTTCAATCTCAATTCAATCATTAAATCTTCAACCAATGTCTTGATATCAAGTTAATGACcggtttgattttaaaatactaGTTTTCATCTCTTAATTGCCAGATACACTCGAAGGatatcaaaaaaaatatttctcctAATATTCTAAGTAGACCTCTTTTCActtaattttcttcatttttctctcttaactAATGGTTTTCTCATTTTCCTCAATAGAGCTATATCATATCCAATCAATCTATTCAATTTCAAGCTACTCCATTATGAATTAGTGATCTAGATCTGTACCTATCACCTTCAAAATTCTAAAAACTGGCCTTAGCCTCCGTGCATATAGGTCGCTAACACACAAAAGAATTAATATTCCAAATTTGCATGTGTTCATATATGTACAACtagtcacaaaaaaaataataaaaaatcatacaaaactAAAATTGGTTAATTATGAAGTATGCCAAAGAAAGTCCATGAATCTCGAGCAATAATAGTTGGTCACAGAAACCCGAAAGAAAAgttggagacaagaaatcaATATGGTTATACAAATTCCTGCGAATGGCTTGCATGCCGTAAAACTCCAAAGGTTATCCGATCATATAGCATCAAGACCGAGTCTCTAGCTAGAGGcaactttgtttttgtttttagttttttttacttcttaaataaatatctcACTCATTTCAATATTAATTCAGTACATGACATTCAATTCTTCtggtgaaaaaaattatgggTAGTGAAAGGGAAGAGTGTGAACGCGTTTTCAAGCGCTTTGATGTGAATGGCGATGGCAATATCTCCTTGTCTGAGTTTGCAGATGCTCTCAAAGTGCTAGGCTTAACTTCACAGGAGGAAGTTGAGCGTCGAATGGCAGAGATTGATAAAGACGGTGATGGACACATTACACTTAATGAGTTGATTGAATTTCATACTGCCAACCCTAGCTTGATGAAGGATGTCTTGAAGAAACTCTAATTCCTTTCATTCTTATCATGAAATCATATTTCTATATATCATTACATATATCTTTTGATATTTAAGAATTGTTTTGGTTTATTTTGTGGGGGATTCATGAGGGCTTCTCCTTTGGTTGCTATGAGAAGGTAGTGTGCCTCAAGCTCCATCATCATCCTCATCATGCACCATTCCAAATTCTTCGTTGTTTttagtttatcttttaaaaagttacaCCAAGTCCCTGTTAGTCTCACCTTTGGACAAACCTTTAAAGACACTTGTGGATGTGCTTTTCAaggtttcttttccttttagcaGGATATTACTCGTATATTTGTTGTTCTATGTATGTTCTTtggatgaaaataataaaatgtgattaaaggtattttcatttttatttaaattatattttttacttttcaagtATATATCTCGTATCCCCGTGTTATATTCTGTTGATTATTAAATGGAACTTTAGGAGGAAGGAAATTAGTTTGAATAGTTGAGAATTTGTATAGGctaaatatataaacaattaaaattaaaagaaccaaaattatacataaattaaataataattaatccaattaaaaataaaccagCACAAGAGTTACTAGCAGTTGTTGGATATACCTAAtaacatatacatttttttttaagaatataacgTATACATCTTATGCTCTGTTTGGTTTTCGGTTAGTTGGTTTTCGGTTAGTGTGAGGTAGTCACTCATTAGAtatgaataagaaaattaagtaatatataagtaagagaaaaaaatttatacatacaCACATGAtgtctttaattaaattttaagttgaatataataataagtttatttgtATACTTTactcctagttttttttttatagagatgtcctcaaaagtcataaaaaaatagagatgcCTCAATATTTTAACCCCCTTATTTTCCTTAACAATGGTATTACTCATATGGTTATAAGGGGAGTTATTGTTCAATGTAATTCAAGATGGAAAAAGCTAGATGAAACTAAATCTTGGAGTCTGAAAGGTTCCTTGTTGGTGCTCAATATTTGGTTAGCTTCATTGATAATCATTGTAGGAAAATGTGGTTGTCTGTACCCATTGAAGATGAAGGAtcaagtttttcaattttttgaggAGTGTCATATCTTTGTAGGAAGATGAAGGACCATTGATAATCATTGTAGGAAGATGAAGGAtcaagtttttcaattttttgaggAGTGTCATATCTTTGTAGGAAGATGAAGGACCATTGATAATCATTGTAGGAAGATGAAGGAtcaagtttttcaattttccttCAAAAATTTCCACTTAAAAGTAAGAAGTTTATCTCCCTTAAGTTACCACCACCTGATCCTTAGATTGGTAACTTGCTGGATTTTCTTGTTTATGCCTTTCTAAGAAAACATCAAGGATAAAAAACTCTGTTTTTGCAGAATCACCTCGCAATCCTTACACTTACAAACCCCTTTATCAGCTTTTTTATCATAAAGAAAGTAATTTGCAATCTTGAACTTTCAGTCTTATAAGTGATGAggtattttttaaacaagttttcataattttaaaatcataagctacaaagaaataaaaaaaatagcttgTCCTAGTTTATGTCTTCGAAGCACCAACAAATTGCCCTATCTCTACTAACATTCATTGAAATCCCCTTGTGccatattattaatatacaaGTTATATATTTGTTCATGCACAGTATCTAGCATGGAAATGGCTAAGGATCCGCAAAAGAGGGTTTGTTTACTCGTTGAATTCGTGGATTTCTAATCCCATCTCGTGTATTGATCGACGTTAAGTGGCATTGTTGGGTTGGAAATCAGTCATTTATATAGTGCAGCAATTGTAATGTATTTCTAATTTTGTGGGGATGCTGCAGGTGTTAGATTTTGAGCGGGATTATCTTTTGGCATAGCTTCATTcgttaatgttaattattagtgCCATACACTTGGGAAGTTAGAGAGCTTGTGAcgttttattttcatgtaaatgtttttgtatgACTTTCAGTTAATCTGGTACTCCTTGTACCAGTTTTGAtggttttaatatattttgccttttcaaaaaaatatacacaagttattttctgataaataaaaaaacattcattgaaatccctgcctaagaaaataatttcctcCAGTTAACTTGAACATCCGAAAATAAGAAATCCACTTGTACATATCTAATCATAACTTGTAATTTCctaaaagtaaagataaatCCCATAAATAATTTCTATTGGTGCAAAGTCAGGTGTGTAGGTACAGAATTCCCGGAAcaaaaaatagagaaacaaaTAGCAATGTTCCAAATTGTATATATACTTGTATGACTTGAATTGGtttattttaagagaaaataatcgcttgtttgtcaattttgtattattaaaaaactaataaaagtgattatttttaattaaaaattcatataatttgaTACA
This genomic interval from Glycine max cultivar Williams 82 chromosome 5, Glycine_max_v4.0, whole genome shotgun sequence contains the following:
- the LOC100306123 gene encoding polcalcin Phl p 7; the encoded protein is MGSEREECERVFKRFDVNGDGNISLSEFADALKVLGLTSQEEVERRMAEIDKDGDGHITLNELIEFHTANPSLMKDVLKKL
- the LOC100808258 gene encoding pentatricopeptide repeat-containing protein At4g33170, which translates into the protein MVQCDENDDEATMSMSMDPRVRHARAITSHAKDRAVWNNLITHYSKSNLSSYAVSLFHRLPFPPNVVSWTALISAHSNTLLSLRHFLAMLRHNTLPNHRTLASLFATCAALTAVSFALSLHSLALKLALAHHPFPASSLLSVYAKLRMPHNARKVFDEIPQPDNVCFSALVVALAQNSRSVDALSVFSDMRCRGFASTVHGVSGGLRAAAQLAALEQCRMMHAHAIIAGLDSNVVVGSAVVDGYGKAGVVDDARRVFEDSLDDMNIAGWNAMMAGYAQHGDYQSAFELFESLEGFGLVPDEYTFLAILTALCNAGMFLEIYRWFTRMRVDYGLEPSLEHYTCLVGAMARAGELERAERVVLTMPFEPDAAVWRALLSVCAYRGEADKAWCMAKRVLELEPHDDYAYVSVANVLSSAGRWDDVAELRKMMKDRRVKKKGGRSWIEVQGEVHVFVAGDWKHERSKEIYQKLAELMGDIEKLGYVPVWDEVLHNVGEEKRKESLWYHSEKLAVAFGVLCGSAPPGKPLRIVKNLRICKDCHEAFKYMTRVLEREIIVRDVNRYHRFVNGNCTCRDIW